Genomic segment of Streptomyces longhuiensis:
GCGCCACCAACCCCGAGCAGCTCTTCGCCGCGGGCTGGGGCGCGTGCTTCCTCGGCGCCGTCCGCCGCGCCGCCGCCCAGCGCAAGATCGCCCTCAAGAGCACGGCCATCACGGTCAACACCACACTCACCCACGGCGAGGACGGTGAGTTCAACCTCAGCGCCGTCCTCAACGTCGAGCTCGGGGGCGTCGACCAGTCCAGCGCCAACGACCTCGCCCACGCCGCCCACCAGCTCTGCCCCTACTCCAAGGCGACACGCAACAACATCCCCGTCATCATCAACGCCACTGCCGTCTGACACTCCGGAGGAAGAGAGAACATGCGTCTGGGTCTGGCCCTCCCCACTTTCGGTACCGACGCCCACGCGGACGGTGTCATCACCGTCAGCCGCACCGCAGAGGATCTCGGGTACGACTCTCTGTGGACGGGGGACCGGGTGCTCGCCCCCCGCTCGCCGAGCAGGCCCTATCCGAGCCAGGACGGGGTGATGCCGCGGATCCACGAGAACCATATGGACCCGCTGACGAGTCTGGCCTTCGCCGCCGCCCACACCAGCCGCGTCCGGCTGGGCACCAGCACGCTCAACGGCCTGTGGCACCCTCCCCTGATGCTCGCCCGGTCGTTGACCACCCTCGACGTACTCAGCCGCGGCCGGCTCGACGTCGGATTCGGTCTCGGCTGGATGCCCGACGAGTACGCGGCCGTGGGGGTGCCCTGGGAAGGCAGGGGCGCCCGCCTCGACGAGACGCTCGACATCCTGGAGACGTACTGGGCCGAGGACGAGTTCGCCCACCGGGGGCCACTGTTCACCGTTCCGGAGACAGTTGTCGGGCTGAAGCCCGAGCAGCGGCCCGGACCGCCCGTCCTGCTCGCCGCGTTCAGCCCCGCCGGGCTGCGTAGGGTCGCCCGGCGGGCCAGCGGCTGGCTACCCGTGGCGATGCCGCTCCCCCACCTCATGGGCATGTGGAAGACGATCGCCGAAGAGGCGGAGTCGGCGGACCGCGACCCCGGCGGTTTGCGCATGGCGCTAAGGGTCAACCCGGCCCTGACCGACATCGAGACCGAGGCAGAACAGTTCCCCCGGTCCGGAACGCTCGGCCAGTACATCGACTACGCACGTGCCGCTGCCGAAGCGGGCGTGCACGAACTCTTCATCGATCTGGGGCAATCGCCCGCGTCCCTCGACGAACGCCTTGACATGGCGGGCCGCTTCATCGCGGGCGTACGGAGAGGCTGACAGGGGCCGGTCAGCCCTCCTCCGTCAGCGACACCCCGAGGAGATCCTCCAGTTCGGCGATCGTCTGCGGCGAGTCCTTCGCGTACACCGTGGCGAAGCCCAGTTCCGCCGCCGTCGGGAGGTGCTGCGGGCTGTCGTCGACGAACACACACTGATCGGCGGCCAGTTCGAGCATTCCGAGCACGAGGCGGAAGATCTCCGGTTCCGGCTTGCGCAGGCCATGGTCCTCCGAGATCACCACGGCGTCGTAGTCCTCCAGGTCGTATCCGGCGTAGAGGTTCCACGGCGTCGTGCCGACCGAGTTGGAGAGGATCGCGACCTTCACTCCCGCCCTGCGTGCGGCGGCGGCAGCGGCGACGACCGAGGCCTCCGGACGCAGGTCGGCGAAGATGCGGCCCATCAGGTTCTCCGGCGCGACACCGAGCCGCTCAGCGGCCTCGGTGTTCCACCGGCTCTGGGTGATCGTGCCACGTTCCAGTTGCTCGGTCCGCCGGACCATCTCCTCGTCCAGGTAGAGGGCCTTGAGCAAGGTGCCCTCCGGGAGCCCCTCACGTTTCTCGAAGGCGAGCGCGGCCGGGATCAGCGGCGTGGTCAGCA
This window contains:
- a CDS encoding organic hydroperoxide resistance protein, giving the protein MSVSYTGTVTVTGEGRNGGHVRSSDGELDASLAIPKEFGGAGGATNPEQLFAAGWGACFLGAVRRAAAQRKIALKSTAITVNTTLTHGEDGEFNLSAVLNVELGGVDQSSANDLAHAAHQLCPYSKATRNNIPVIINATAV
- a CDS encoding TIGR03619 family F420-dependent LLM class oxidoreductase, with product MRLGLALPTFGTDAHADGVITVSRTAEDLGYDSLWTGDRVLAPRSPSRPYPSQDGVMPRIHENHMDPLTSLAFAAAHTSRVRLGTSTLNGLWHPPLMLARSLTTLDVLSRGRLDVGFGLGWMPDEYAAVGVPWEGRGARLDETLDILETYWAEDEFAHRGPLFTVPETVVGLKPEQRPGPPVLLAAFSPAGLRRVARRASGWLPVAMPLPHLMGMWKTIAEEAESADRDPGGLRMALRVNPALTDIETEAEQFPRSGTLGQYIDYARAAAEAGVHELFIDLGQSPASLDERLDMAGRFIAGVRRG
- a CDS encoding HAD-IA family hydrolase → MTYRKGLVLDFGGVLTTPLIPAALAFEKREGLPEGTLLKALYLDEEMVRRTEQLERGTITQSRWNTEAAERLGVAPENLMGRIFADLRPEASVVAAAAAARRAGVKVAILSNSVGTTPWNLYAGYDLEDYDAVVISEDHGLRKPEPEIFRLVLGMLELAADQCVFVDDSPQHLPTAAELGFATVYAKDSPQTIAELEDLLGVSLTEEG